A window of Candidatus Poribacteria bacterium genomic DNA:
AACCGCCAAAGATCTTATGAACCAAGGATACAGTACGCTTGTGATTAACCTTGAGAAAACACGCCTCGTTAATAGCATCGGCATTTCCATCTTGATTGAGATTATTGAATTCCTTCAAGAGCACGGCGGGATGCTGCACTTCTGCCACTTAACGCCCGTCATTGAACGGACTTTCAAAATGATGGGGCTTGCTCAACATGCCGAGATCCATCCCGATGAGGCGTCTGCAACCACCAACCTGTAATTGGATTGTTAGGGCACGGCTGATCTGAATCAACCGATAACGCTATCGGTATCTGCGCAATCTGCGATAAATTATCAATCTCAACCAACCAGTTTGAGGTAATTAAGAGATGCAATCTGTTTCTGCTGAAGAGACAATACAACGTCTGATTTTTAGCCTGTCTGAGATTGAACAGCTAG
This region includes:
- a CDS encoding STAS domain-containing protein: MATSFSVNTRTEDGYAVIQTDGYLNGPTAEKLAETAKDLMNQGYSTLVINLEKTRLVNSIGISILIEIIEFLQEHGGMLHFCHLTPVIERTFKMMGLAQHAEIHPDEASATTNL